CACCGTTTTCTCAGGCATTTTGGAATTGGGGGAGATGGCATGTAATGCATTGGTAATTAAATTTAAAATTACTCTCCCCATATCTTGACCTGCTACATTAATTAAACCAATAGACTCGTCAAAATCTGTATTTAAAGTAGCATTAAAAGATTTGTCTTTAGCACGCAGTCCGTGATATGCCAGTCGTAAATATTCGTCGGCAATAGCATTGATATTCGTTGGTTCTTTTTCTCCACTGGTATTGCGACTGTGCTTTAACATTCCTTTTACAATCGAATCTGCACGCTTACCATGATGGTTTATTTTTTTCTGATTTTCTTTAATATCATTAGAAATCTCAATAGCTTCTTCTGGATTACCCGCTTTTAACTCTTCTTGCATTTCATCAATCAGTTCTACATTAATCTCAGAAAAATTATTGACGAAGTTTAATGGGTTTTGAATTTCATGGGCAATACCCGCCGTTAGTTCACCTAAACTTGCCATTTTTTCTGATTGAATCAGTTGCGATTGTGTCGCTTTTAGATCTTCAATAGAAGCTTCTAGTTCATTGGTTCGTTCTTTAACTTTTTCTTCTAAAAATTTATTTTCTCTCTTTAATTTTTTAGCCCTAAAAGCAATGTAGACTCTTAAAATACTTGCAGCTATTAGTCCAAAAATAAGATAGGCCCACCAGGTTTGCCACCAAGGCGGACTAATACGAAATGTCATTACATCTGGTGTAGACCATTGCTTATTAAAACTTCTGGAAGCTACTTTAAATGTATATTCACCAGGCTCTAAATTATAGTAATTTTTCGTTTTTGTTGCGTTTTCGGCATAGGTCCAATCTAAATCTTCGCCATCCAAAATAAAGCGATAGCTAAGTTGGTTTCTATTAAAAACATCTCCGCTGGAATAACTAAAACTTAAACTGTTTTTGTTAAAGGGTAGCACCAGGCCAATAGGAATACTATAGGGCTTTTTAATAGAATCCCATTTCATATTTTTTACGTTGGAATAGGATGAAGATTCTTTAGAAAGAGAGTCATTATCCGCTTTACGGTCAAACTTTAGATTCTCATCTAACACGAACATATTATTAATATGAACCGTACTTAAGGTACTATCTGGTTTTGGGACACTGTTCATTACTACGAGCTTGTATACATTTGCGAGATCAACAACACCTGCCCAAAACTGTCCATTTTTCAGAAATTTACTAGAGCCTGATAAATAATCATTGGCTTTAAAACCAAAGCCCCCATTATAGTTGTAAAATCCGGTGTCAGTCGTTTTTACAGACGATTTTTCAATTGGAATTAGCCCATTTGCACTTGCGGCATACATTTTATCGTCTTTTTCAACGATATCATACATTTCGTCAGGTACCAATCCGTTTTCTTCTTGTAAATTGGTAAGTGTTTTTTCTTCAAAATTTAGAACAGCAATACCGTTAAGCGTTGTTACCCATAATTCGCCTTCCTCTGAAAAGTTGACTACACCCACGTTATTATCACAGAGACCCTCTTTTGTTCCTAAATAGCTAATGGTATTGTTCTTTAGATTCACTTTTGCTAAACCTTTATTTTGCGTTGGAACCCAAAGTATTTCTGAACCATCATAAACTATTTTAATAGCAAACAAGGTTTGTAATATATTAGGATCTGTTTTAGAGATCAATTTTTTTATGCTATTATTTTCTATATCATATGTATACAAACCTGTTGAATTGTATATCATAAACTGATGTTCGTTTAATGCTGCAAATCCGGAAACTCTTAAGTTTAAATTTTCATTACCAGCATATTGGGTTATTTTATTTTGTTGTCTGTCAAAAATGATAAAACCATACCCATTTTGTATAAAATAAATATCTTTAGAAATTTCTTTTATATAATTAATCGAATTAATATCTATACCTTTTATGTGCTCCTTAGTTATTTTTTTTATGGTATTCAGTTGTGGGTCAATAATCGTAATACCGCCTCTTACTCCCACCCATAGCTCTCCTCTTGAGTTTTCTTCTATTTCCCAAACTTCATTATTTAATAATCCATTAGCTGTACTTAAATATTCTGTATGAAGGGTGTATTCATTTGCTATAACCAAACCTTTATCTAAAGTACCCATCCATAAGGATCCATCTTTTCTTTTCAAAAAACCAGTTCTTGTTGGTCCACCAATCATGGTGCTGTTCATTGCTATGGTTTTAGATTGCTTTAGGTCACGCTGTAAAACAAACATTTTATCTTCACCTGCAATCCAAAAATTGCCATGATTATCTTCTTCTATTCTATGGCCTGGTAAGTTGAATCCATTTTCTTCAGAAAGTATCTTTATTTTTTGGTCTTTTAATGATATTCGCAATACTTCAGACGCCGCATCTTGTAAACGCTCTGGTTTAGTATCCATTTGACATATCCATATAGCACCCATTTTATCCTCTTTTATATCAAAAACCATGAAGCTAGAATTAAAATTGGGAGTGCTGGGTATTTTTTTAAAGGAGGTTCGTTCCTGGTTTAATACAACCAATCCGTCTATAAACCCAAACCATAAATTATTTTCACGGTCCTCTAAAATTGAGAAC
The nucleotide sequence above comes from Aureibaculum algae. Encoded proteins:
- a CDS encoding sensor histidine kinase; this translates as MKRYIFLTCLIFGLFLISCQKNSKSETDTSVGNYKAPETIPLKFTEPEPFEWKTITNDTLTTPVSYSLNVDALPSKPFELNQFKPLKTPMKEFDLDWDNVPSQELKLDSVPFTVTKSTIKKPTITKMKAPAIMEGTNTNLLQLSVNEGLITNEIASIIETEDGDIWIGSTSTLSTASTLTRYDGENAFTYDYPRVVDMTFDQLGRLWLVTVFNDIHVLDFEKDIAYKIKPSVAEFIGVDIACDHNGTMYIASYTGGFYTIDATMKNLQKLENVSTSSFSILEDRENNLWFGFIDGLVVLNQERTSFKKIPSTPNFNSSFMVFDIKEDKMGAIWICQMDTKPERLQDAASEVLRISLKDQKIKILSEENGFNLPGHRIEEDNHGNFWIAGEDKMFVLQRDLKQSKTIAMNSTMIGGPTRTGFLKRKDGSLWMGTLDKGLVIANEYTLHTEYLSTANGLLNNEVWEIEENSRGELWVGVRGGITIIDPQLNTIKKITKEHIKGIDINSINYIKEISKDIYFIQNGYGFIIFDRQQNKITQYAGNENLNLRVSGFAALNEHQFMIYNSTGLYTYDIENNSIKKLISKTDPNILQTLFAIKIVYDGSEILWVPTQNKGLAKVNLKNNTISYLGTKEGLCDNNVGVVNFSEEGELWVTTLNGIAVLNFEEKTLTNLQEENGLVPDEMYDIVEKDDKMYAASANGLIPIEKSSVKTTDTGFYNYNGGFGFKANDYLSGSSKFLKNGQFWAGVVDLANVYKLVVMNSVPKPDSTLSTVHINNMFVLDENLKFDRKADNDSLSKESSSYSNVKNMKWDSIKKPYSIPIGLVLPFNKNSLSFSYSSGDVFNRNQLSYRFILDGEDLDWTYAENATKTKNYYNLEPGEYTFKVASRSFNKQWSTPDVMTFRISPPWWQTWWAYLIFGLIAASILRVYIAFRAKKLKRENKFLEEKVKERTNELEASIEDLKATQSQLIQSEKMASLGELTAGIAHEIQNPLNFVNNFSEINVELIDEMQEELKAGNPEEAIEISNDIKENQKKINHHGKRADSIVKGMLKHSRNTSGEKEPTNINAIADEYLRLAYHGLRAKDKSFNATLNTDFDESIGLINVAGQDMGRVILNLITNALHAISPNSKMPEKTVKDPTIWISTKKVGDQVIIKIKDNGSGIPKEIVDKIFQPFFTTKPSGQGTGLGLSMSYDIVRSHGGDLKVESQEGEGTTFTISIPK